A single Tenacibaculum sp. Bg11-29 DNA region contains:
- a CDS encoding sphingomyelin phosphodiesterase, whose product MKKSFQIKNLTLSKSLVIMLSLITFGSCQVEEDNDIVEPLNTSARQQNKTVNLKVMSYNVFQLPAAALFFGKSGTGYAEQDRARALNRALLDLERKGDAPDVLAIQEGFNQSIETYLFNTVEFQKLYPHRTRLLGLVCDDKISGDCGTPATSPLYTNGGLVIFSKYPIEKKAEHAWNSKIIDTYEGYANKGVTYAAIRKDGELFHFFNTHTNSEQVGYPASVVRRNQFLEMREFKSGLKIPISEPVIYLGDMNIETDLEKSTMVRFLDAQVNLTLQPGADGTYSFSNTVVKNTYHTHADADRTYNKVLDYILYSKVHKLPNGNPIMRISSLQARGLVYNGDISDHNPVITDFTYNY is encoded by the coding sequence ATGAAAAAATCCTTCCAAATTAAAAATCTGACTTTAAGTAAGTCACTAGTAATTATGTTATCACTAATAACTTTTGGTTCTTGCCAAGTAGAAGAAGATAACGATATTGTTGAACCTTTAAACACAAGTGCAAGACAACAAAATAAAACAGTTAATTTAAAAGTAATGAGCTACAATGTTTTTCAATTACCAGCTGCTGCTCTTTTCTTCGGAAAAAGCGGAACTGGTTATGCAGAACAGGATAGAGCGCGAGCTTTAAATCGCGCACTTTTAGACCTAGAACGAAAAGGAGACGCTCCAGATGTTCTTGCTATTCAAGAAGGATTTAATCAGAGCATAGAAACCTATCTCTTTAATACTGTAGAATTCCAGAAATTATACCCGCATAGAACTAGACTCTTAGGACTAGTTTGTGACGATAAGATCTCAGGAGATTGTGGAACTCCCGCTACCAGTCCTCTCTATACTAATGGTGGACTTGTAATTTTTAGTAAATACCCTATTGAAAAAAAAGCTGAACATGCTTGGAATTCGAAAATAATAGATACATATGAAGGATACGCTAATAAAGGAGTTACCTATGCAGCAATAAGAAAAGATGGAGAATTATTTCATTTTTTTAACACACATACAAATTCAGAACAAGTAGGCTATCCTGCATCAGTTGTTAGAAGAAACCAGTTTCTTGAAATGAGAGAATTTAAATCGGGTTTAAAAATACCAATATCTGAGCCTGTTATATATCTTGGAGACATGAATATTGAAACCGACCTTGAAAAAAGCACCATGGTGAGGTTTTTAGATGCACAAGTAAATTTGACATTGCAACCAGGGGCAGATGGTACTTATTCATTTAGCAACACAGTAGTTAAAAATACGTACCATACACATGCTGACGCTGATCGTACTTATAATAAAGTATTAGATTACATATTATATAGTAAAGTTCATAAGCTACCTAACGGAAATCCAATAATGAGAATATCTTCTCTTCAAGCGCGTGGATTAGTATACAATGGAGATATTTCAGATCATAATCCAGTAATTACAGATTTTACATATAATTACTAA
- a CDS encoding LTA synthase family protein, producing MNSFKNRLLFNITYYFLWVAYFIFARFLFLSYYFDKTSELGFVTTLKTFLYGIQLDFSFAAYLAAIPFLIILFSIWIPKKIIINLIKGYTFLVIFGVNLFMLIDIILYKSWGVRIDSTLVSYINNPKIMLASVSTTQLIGGVLILIVISLFVIYFFNKILNKINVHLTKGTFLEAPIFLIIIGALIIPIRGGFGNIPINQSNVYFSTKMFANHAAVNFIWNFANTLAHKIDDKNPYEHYKTDTAKSIINKTRNQLLIGSDSILKTKKPNVILIVWESLSAKSVGVLGGEPNVTENLNKLAKEGILFTNFYGNGDRTDKGVPAILSGYYPQPTKSIMKMPNKSKSLPMLTREMKKLGYYTGFYYGGDSNFGNMITYLRNGDIDRIVDGTEFDKENWNSKWGAHDHIFLDRFMKDLSEPTLKQPFFEIGLTLTSHEPYEFPDEYKFGKDSQENLYKSAQAYTDKAIGKFVEDAKKQPWWNNTLIVIMSDHGHPLPKHKGYFNSPKKFQIPMVWLGGALAKTGITVNNFSAQSDFAYTLTNMLDGNSKQFENGKHIFNTSNNQYVHFVFNKGFGTISKNGTFVYDYVSNKPVIKEGNYQELDTLGKAISQEAYQDFLDR from the coding sequence ATGAACAGTTTTAAAAACAGACTACTATTTAATATTACGTACTACTTTTTGTGGGTTGCTTATTTTATATTTGCACGTTTTTTATTTTTATCTTATTATTTTGATAAGACCTCCGAGCTAGGTTTTGTTACAACACTTAAAACTTTTTTATATGGAATTCAGTTAGATTTTTCTTTTGCTGCTTACTTAGCCGCAATTCCATTTCTAATTATTCTTTTCTCAATATGGATTCCAAAAAAAATTATTATTAACTTAATAAAAGGGTATACTTTCCTCGTTATTTTTGGTGTTAATCTATTTATGTTAATTGATATCATTCTATATAAATCATGGGGAGTTCGTATCGATTCTACATTAGTAAGCTACATTAATAATCCTAAAATAATGCTAGCATCAGTTTCTACAACGCAACTTATTGGAGGTGTCTTAATTTTGATTGTTATTTCCCTTTTTGTTATATATTTTTTTAATAAAATTTTAAATAAAATTAATGTTCATTTAACTAAAGGTACATTTTTAGAAGCTCCTATTTTTCTTATAATAATTGGTGCTTTAATTATTCCGATTAGAGGTGGTTTTGGGAATATTCCCATTAACCAAAGTAATGTATATTTTTCTACAAAAATGTTTGCTAACCATGCTGCTGTAAACTTTATTTGGAATTTCGCCAACACTTTAGCTCACAAAATAGACGACAAAAACCCGTATGAACATTACAAAACTGATACAGCGAAAAGTATTATCAATAAAACTAGAAATCAACTTTTAATCGGTTCAGATTCAATTTTAAAAACAAAAAAACCTAACGTTATTTTAATTGTTTGGGAAAGTCTTTCCGCTAAGTCTGTTGGTGTTTTGGGAGGCGAACCAAATGTTACTGAAAATCTAAATAAACTAGCTAAAGAGGGAATTTTATTTACTAATTTTTATGGTAATGGCGATAGAACCGATAAAGGAGTACCTGCTATTTTAAGTGGTTATTATCCGCAACCAACTAAGAGTATCATGAAAATGCCTAATAAATCTAAATCACTACCTATGCTTACCCGAGAAATGAAAAAATTGGGCTATTACACTGGTTTTTATTATGGTGGTGATAGTAATTTTGGGAATATGATTACTTATTTACGAAATGGTGATATTGATAGAATTGTTGACGGAACTGAGTTTGATAAAGAGAATTGGAATTCTAAATGGGGAGCTCACGATCATATTTTTTTAGATCGCTTTATGAAAGATTTATCTGAACCAACTTTAAAACAGCCTTTTTTCGAAATCGGATTAACACTTACAAGTCATGAACCTTACGAGTTTCCTGATGAGTATAAATTTGGAAAAGACTCTCAAGAAAACTTATATAAGAGTGCCCAAGCGTATACTGACAAAGCTATTGGTAAGTTTGTTGAAGATGCTAAAAAACAACCTTGGTGGAATAATACCTTAATCGTAATTATGTCTGATCACGGACATCCGCTACCAAAACACAAAGGATATTTTAATTCTCCTAAAAAATTTCAGATCCCAATGGTTTGGTTAGGTGGTGCATTAGCTAAAACAGGTATTACAGTAAATAATTTTAGTGCACAAAGTGATTTTGCTTATACTTTAACCAATATGTTAGATGGTAACTCAAAGCAGTTCGAAAATGGTAAACATATTTTTAATACTTCTAACAATCAATATGTACATTTTGTTTTTAATAAAGGTTTTGGTACCATTTCTAAAAACGGAACATTTGTATATGATTATGTAAGCAATAAACCAGTGATAAAAGAAGGTAACTATCAAGAATTAGATACACTAGGAAAAGCAATAAGTCAAGAGGCTTATCAAGATTTTTTAGATAGATAA
- the tsaD gene encoding tRNA (adenosine(37)-N6)-threonylcarbamoyltransferase complex transferase subunit TsaD, with the protein MSKKESYILGIESSCDDTSASVIYNGKVLSNVVANQEIHAKYGGVVPELASRAHQQNIVPVVQQAIEQANITKHDLNAIAFTRGPGLMGSLLVGTSFAKSLALGLNIPLIDINHMQAHILAHFIEEEDSKKPPFPFVCLTISGGHTQIVKVTNHFEMEILGETIDDAVGEAFDKSAKILGLPYPGGPLIDKYAQLGNPKAFQFTKPKVGDLQFSFSGLKTGILRFTQRNVKENPDFIKENLHDICASIQHTIAEILMEKLKNTVKQTNIKHIAIAGGVSANSEIRKRLALAEKHWGWTTYVPKFEYTTDNAAMIAIAGYLKHLINDYSNISVTAKARLKVTE; encoded by the coding sequence TTGAGTAAAAAAGAAAGCTACATATTAGGAATAGAAAGCTCTTGTGATGATACAAGTGCTTCGGTAATTTATAATGGTAAAGTATTAAGTAATGTTGTTGCAAACCAAGAGATACATGCTAAATACGGTGGTGTTGTACCAGAATTAGCCTCACGAGCACATCAACAAAACATTGTTCCCGTAGTACAACAAGCTATTGAGCAAGCAAATATTACTAAACACGATTTAAATGCTATTGCTTTTACACGTGGCCCTGGTTTAATGGGGTCGTTATTGGTAGGTACTTCTTTTGCTAAATCTTTAGCTTTAGGTTTAAACATTCCACTAATAGATATAAATCATATGCAAGCGCATATTTTAGCTCATTTTATTGAAGAAGAAGACTCTAAAAAACCTCCTTTTCCGTTTGTATGTTTAACCATTAGTGGAGGACACACTCAAATTGTTAAGGTTACCAATCATTTTGAAATGGAAATCTTAGGTGAAACCATTGATGATGCCGTTGGTGAAGCTTTTGATAAATCTGCAAAAATATTAGGTTTACCTTATCCTGGTGGCCCTTTAATTGATAAATATGCGCAATTAGGAAATCCTAAAGCATTTCAATTTACAAAACCAAAAGTAGGTGATTTACAATTTAGTTTTAGTGGCTTAAAAACAGGCATTTTACGTTTTACACAACGTAATGTAAAAGAAAACCCTGATTTCATTAAAGAAAATCTACATGATATTTGTGCTTCTATTCAGCATACTATTGCTGAAATATTAATGGAAAAATTGAAAAATACCGTTAAGCAAACCAACATAAAACACATAGCTATTGCTGGTGGAGTTTCTGCAAATTCTGAGATTAGAAAACGTTTAGCTTTAGCTGAAAAGCATTGGGGATGGACAACCTATGTTCCTAAATTTGAATACACTACCGATAACGCTGCAATGATTGCTATTGCTGGTTATTTAAAACATTTAATTAATGATTATTCTAACATTTCAGTTACTGCCAAAGCACGATTAAAAGTTACTGAATAA
- a CDS encoding Lrp/AsnC family transcriptional regulator produces the protein MKNKFDYIDQQILSKLRSDARKAYSQIAEELKVSNSLVHQRIKKLTEAEVIQNAEFILDENKLGYKTKSYTGIRLREARFAKDVMKKLEEIPEITECNFVSGNYAIFILIYARDNEHLQKILYDNVHLINGVAGTDTFICFDTCFKRNIPIE, from the coding sequence TTGAAAAATAAATTTGATTATATAGACCAGCAAATTTTATCAAAATTACGTTCTGATGCAAGAAAGGCTTATTCGCAAATTGCTGAAGAACTAAAAGTATCTAATTCGCTTGTACATCAACGAATAAAGAAACTTACCGAAGCGGAAGTTATTCAAAATGCTGAATTTATTTTAGATGAAAATAAACTAGGTTATAAAACAAAATCATACACTGGTATTCGCTTACGTGAAGCACGATTTGCAAAAGATGTTATGAAAAAATTAGAGGAAATACCTGAAATTACCGAATGTAATTTTGTATCTGGTAACTATGCTATTTTCATATTAATTTACGCCAGAGATAATGAGCATTTACAAAAAATATTATACGATAACGTTCATTTAATAAACGGTGTAGCAGGTACCGATACTTTTATTTGTTTTGACACCTGTTTTAAAAGGAATATCCCTATTGAATAA
- a CDS encoding VOC family protein, which produces MSSKNIATNFNESTKAFVSPEYIRNRFSTIMSNMYKDEVPLYGELLNLVHDINNNVLSESKEIKEQLTNTGEITRLNMERHGAIRLGKPQELFTIRRLFKVMGMFPVGYYDLAPAGVPVHSTAFRAIENTALNQAPFRVFTSLLRLDLIDDDQLRDNVETILENRTIFTEKALQLIEKSEKEGGLNKENAETFVQEALETFRWHDTATVDNEVYEALLTQHRLIADVVAFKGPHINHLTPRSLDIDKVQASMEARSIPPKDNIEGPPTRKCPILLRQTSFKALTEKVTFKNSVENGKTGEHKARFGEIEQRGVAVTQKGLDLYNELLGKTRKAIGGSPTAENAAEYNQLLKENFKAFPDNYNELQLEKLAYFHYFTSNKVKSIAKNKAYTKTDVNQLLKDGYLTIEPMVYEDFLPVSAAGIFASNLGTNDAKREYDGSSNQSLFEKDLGEPVYKLMKWYDDMQDETIQKCLAQINA; this is translated from the coding sequence ATGTCTTCGAAAAATATAGCAACTAATTTTAATGAGTCTACAAAAGCATTTGTATCTCCTGAATATATTCGTAATCGTTTTTCTACGATTATGTCTAACATGTACAAAGACGAAGTACCTCTTTACGGTGAATTGCTTAATTTGGTTCATGATATTAATAACAATGTTCTTTCAGAATCGAAAGAAATTAAAGAGCAATTAACAAATACTGGAGAAATTACTCGGCTAAATATGGAGCGTCATGGTGCAATCCGTTTAGGAAAACCACAAGAGCTATTTACAATAAGACGTCTATTTAAAGTTATGGGAATGTTTCCTGTTGGTTACTATGATTTAGCACCAGCTGGTGTTCCTGTACACTCTACAGCATTTAGAGCTATTGAGAATACAGCGCTTAATCAAGCTCCTTTTAGAGTTTTCACCTCTTTATTACGTTTAGACTTAATTGATGATGATCAGCTTCGTGATAATGTTGAAACTATTTTAGAAAACCGTACTATTTTTACAGAAAAAGCATTACAATTAATTGAAAAATCTGAAAAAGAAGGTGGATTAAATAAAGAAAATGCTGAAACTTTTGTTCAAGAAGCATTAGAAACTTTTAGATGGCATGATACTGCTACGGTAGATAATGAAGTATACGAAGCTTTATTGACTCAACACAGGTTAATTGCTGATGTAGTTGCTTTTAAAGGCCCTCACATAAACCACCTAACACCTAGATCTCTAGATATAGATAAAGTACAAGCAAGTATGGAAGCTCGTAGTATTCCTCCAAAAGATAATATAGAAGGCCCACCTACAAGAAAATGTCCAATTTTATTACGCCAAACTAGTTTTAAAGCGTTAACTGAAAAAGTAACTTTTAAAAATAGTGTTGAAAATGGAAAAACTGGAGAACACAAAGCTCGTTTTGGTGAGATTGAACAACGTGGTGTAGCAGTAACCCAAAAAGGACTAGATTTATATAATGAGTTATTAGGTAAAACACGTAAAGCAATTGGTGGGTCACCAACTGCTGAAAATGCCGCTGAATACAATCAATTATTAAAAGAAAATTTTAAAGCTTTTCCTGACAACTACAATGAATTGCAATTAGAAAAACTAGCCTATTTTCATTACTTCACTAGCAATAAAGTAAAAAGTATAGCTAAAAATAAAGCGTATACTAAAACAGATGTAAATCAATTATTAAAAGACGGATATTTAACTATAGAACCTATGGTTTATGAAGATTTTTTACCCGTAAGTGCTGCAGGAATTTTCGCTTCAAATTTAGGTACTAATGATGCAAAACGTGAGTATGATGGCTCCTCAAATCAATCATTATTTGAAAAAGATTTAGGAGAACCTGTTTATAAATTAATGAAATGGTATGACGATATGCAAGATGAAACCATTCAAAAATGTTTAGCACAAATAAATGCTTAA
- a CDS encoding translocation/assembly module TamB domain-containing protein, which translates to MLIVLLSLPVVQSKLAAQATNWVNKEYNTNIVVKKVDLSWLLSVQLKEIEIRDHHNDTLIFIQNLSTSLLNAKRVLDNNVNLGEASLTGTYFNMKTYKGEKNDNLSIFIESFDSDKPKDSLSGPFLLNSDKITLTNLTYKLFNENKKEPLQFAAYSASGTLLNFSIKGPDVTLKLREMSFTENRGIHVTNLSTNFVYTKKYMQFYETVLETDNDSKVEGDIKLTYKRKDLVHFNDKVNIKASFLKSALSIKDLTKLYKELSGNDILYFTGNINGVLNNFSADNIKIHSKKGMKIIGNMGFVNAIKTSRGFVFDADLDNVTANYFQLKNVFPNLLGKTLPSEFQRLGNFTLQGIVRVTPEQMDATVSVNSEIGTTISDLQLTNIDTIDEAIYTGEVEFKNFDLGIFANDPLLGKISLKADVNGSGFNVDNVNTVIIGKVSSLGFNKYDYKDLNVNGQFQNKKFDGLLISEDDNFKLKFEGLADFSSAVNKFDFIANIAKVDLKKTNLFTRDSIAELRGNINLNISGNTFDDIVGKATFKNLVYTNQKQDYLFKKFEIKSSVKDSIKKIEFNSEDIVKGHLKGKFTFNELIPITQNALGSVYTNYRPHEVAPNQFLEFDFSIYNKIIDVFLPEISIGNSTRLKGRINSDKKALKLTFTSPEVEAYKNVIENVVLRMDTKNPLYNTHLTASKINTKYYNIEKLNLLNRTQNDTLYFKSVFKGGKDYSESFNLDFYYTINELQKSVVGIQKSTLNYKGFDWVINKKQDKNHKVVLDLKKNNFAISPFVFESGKQKIKFKGIVRDSTYKDLQANFNKVKLESFLPLIDNLNLKGDLSGVVDFKQEGAKLAPKGNLLIEEFQINDFSQGDLALNITGDNSYKKYDVNLSLISEKAKNISATGGVDFSGKRPTVDLNVFLKEYEIAAFSPLGENVLNKLRGKVTGDFTAKGFLNNPDFQGVLNFEEAGLTFPYLNIDFDLKGNTSIVLDKQQFKLGNILLEDTKHNTQGVLSGYIAHQNFKEWYLKLDIDTKNLLVLDTKESEGSSYYGTGFLDGNAEIRGLTNNLDIVIEGKTNKGTVFVIPLNDVKTIDNYKLIRFKTGKPEDEELNKYVKDIKGLDLKINLEVTKDAVAQVVIDKVSGSELKGSGEGNLRIDINTLGKFKMYGDFEIDKGLYNFKYAGISKPFIVQKGGSISWNGDPYNAELALTAIYKTKANPAQLLDNINSNRKIPIDLYTKITGGLFNSKQEFDIKIPNANSTVASELEFILNGNDLNTKMQHFSFLLAFGTFYNEDAIGNSAASGLTGTASEIASSILTNMLNSKGNKFQLGLGYTQGDNGNVNDLRSDDQVDFSVSTQFGDRVLVNGKLGVPVGANTQTSVVGELKVEVLLNEEGNLRANVFNRQNEVQYSTEEEGYTQGIGLSYQVNFNNLSELGEKIGLKKKNKKIKKDTLKLRKKKLIKFKTREKKN; encoded by the coding sequence TTGCTTATTGTTTTATTATCACTACCTGTTGTTCAAAGTAAATTAGCGGCGCAGGCAACTAATTGGGTAAATAAAGAATATAACACTAATATCGTTGTAAAAAAAGTTGATTTATCTTGGTTGTTAAGTGTTCAGTTAAAAGAAATTGAAATTAGAGACCATCATAATGATACGCTTATTTTTATTCAAAACTTAAGTACTTCACTATTAAATGCAAAGCGAGTATTAGATAATAATGTTAATTTAGGGGAAGCTTCTTTAACCGGAACTTATTTTAATATGAAAACCTATAAGGGAGAGAAGAATGATAATTTGTCTATTTTTATTGAGAGTTTTGATAGCGATAAACCAAAAGATAGTTTGTCAGGACCTTTTCTTTTAAATAGTGATAAGATTACACTTACTAATTTAACGTATAAGTTATTTAATGAAAATAAAAAAGAACCATTACAGTTTGCTGCATATAGTGCAAGTGGAACTTTACTCAATTTTTCAATAAAAGGGCCCGATGTTACTCTTAAATTAAGAGAAATGTCTTTTACAGAGAATAGAGGTATTCATGTAACTAATTTATCTACAAACTTTGTGTATACCAAAAAGTATATGCAGTTTTATGAAACTGTATTAGAAACAGATAATGATTCTAAAGTTGAAGGTGATATAAAGTTAACCTATAAACGAAAAGACCTAGTTCACTTTAATGATAAAGTAAATATTAAGGCTTCATTTTTAAAAAGCGCACTCTCAATAAAAGATTTAACAAAGCTTTACAAGGAATTAAGCGGAAACGATATTTTATACTTTACAGGAAATATTAATGGTGTTTTAAATAATTTTAGTGCTGATAATATTAAAATTCATTCTAAAAAAGGAATGAAAATTATTGGAAATATGGGATTTGTTAATGCGATTAAAACAAGTAGAGGTTTTGTTTTTGATGCAGATTTAGATAATGTTACGGCAAATTATTTTCAATTAAAAAATGTATTTCCAAATTTATTGGGTAAAACATTACCGTCAGAATTTCAGCGATTGGGTAATTTTACGCTTCAAGGAATTGTAAGAGTAACGCCTGAGCAGATGGATGCTACTGTTTCAGTAAATTCAGAAATTGGTACTACAATCTCTGATCTTCAGTTAACAAATATAGATACTATTGATGAAGCAATTTATACAGGAGAAGTTGAGTTTAAAAACTTTGATTTAGGAATATTTGCAAACGATCCGCTTTTAGGAAAAATTTCATTAAAAGCGGATGTGAATGGAAGTGGATTTAATGTAGATAATGTAAATACAGTTATTATAGGGAAAGTTAGTAGCCTAGGTTTTAATAAGTATGATTATAAGGATTTAAACGTTAATGGTCAGTTTCAAAACAAAAAATTTGATGGCTTATTAATTTCGGAAGATGATAATTTTAAATTGAAATTTGAAGGTTTAGCTGACTTCTCATCAGCAGTAAATAAATTTGATTTTATAGCGAACATTGCTAAGGTTGATTTAAAAAAGACAAACCTTTTTACGCGTGATAGTATTGCTGAGTTAAGAGGGAATATTAATTTAAACATTTCAGGAAATACGTTTGATGATATTGTCGGTAAAGCAACATTTAAAAACTTAGTATATACAAATCAAAAACAAGATTATTTATTTAAAAAATTTGAGATAAAATCATCAGTAAAAGACAGTATAAAAAAAATAGAATTTAATTCAGAAGATATTGTTAAAGGGCACTTAAAAGGTAAATTTACTTTTAATGAATTAATACCAATTACACAAAATGCATTAGGAAGCGTTTATACAAATTATCGACCACATGAAGTAGCACCAAATCAGTTCTTAGAATTTGATTTTTCTATCTACAACAAGATTATAGATGTTTTTTTACCAGAAATTTCTATTGGTAATAGTACAAGATTAAAAGGACGAATTAATTCAGATAAAAAAGCATTAAAACTAACTTTTACATCACCAGAAGTAGAAGCATATAAAAATGTTATAGAAAATGTAGTGTTAAGGATGGATACTAAGAATCCGTTATATAATACGCATTTAACAGCAAGTAAAATTAATACGAAGTATTATAATATAGAAAAGTTAAATCTATTAAACAGAACCCAAAATGACACACTGTATTTTAAATCAGTTTTTAAAGGAGGTAAAGACTATTCAGAAAGTTTTAATTTAGATTTTTATTATACGATTAACGAATTACAAAAATCGGTTGTAGGTATTCAAAAATCAACACTTAATTATAAAGGGTTTGATTGGGTTATAAATAAAAAACAAGATAAGAATCATAAAGTAGTACTTGATTTAAAGAAAAATAATTTTGCAATAAGTCCATTTGTATTTGAATCAGGAAAGCAAAAAATTAAATTCAAAGGAATTGTTAGAGACAGTACTTATAAAGATTTGCAAGCCAATTTTAATAAAGTAAAATTAGAAAGTTTTTTACCTCTTATAGATAATTTAAATTTGAAAGGAGATTTAAGTGGGGTTGTAGATTTTAAACAAGAAGGTGCTAAATTAGCACCAAAAGGAAATTTATTAATTGAAGAGTTTCAAATAAATGATTTTTCTCAAGGAGATTTAGCATTAAATATTACAGGAGATAACTCTTATAAAAAATATGATGTTAACCTTTCTTTAATTAGTGAAAAAGCGAAAAATATTTCTGCGACAGGTGGGGTAGATTTTTCAGGAAAGAGACCAACGGTTGATTTGAATGTGTTTTTGAAGGAATATGAAATCGCAGCATTTAGCCCATTGGGAGAAAATGTTTTAAATAAACTTAGAGGTAAAGTTACAGGGGATTTTACCGCAAAAGGATTTTTAAATAATCCTGATTTTCAAGGAGTATTAAACTTTGAAGAAGCAGGTTTAACTTTTCCTTATTTAAATATTGATTTTGATTTAAAAGGTAATACAAGTATTGTTTTAGATAAACAGCAGTTTAAGTTAGGTAATATTCTTTTAGAAGATACAAAACATAATACTCAAGGAGTTTTATCAGGCTACATAGCACATCAAAACTTTAAAGAATGGTATCTTAAATTAGATATTGATACCAAAAATTTATTGGTTTTAGATACTAAAGAGTCTGAGGGGTCATCGTATTATGGAACTGGTTTTTTAGATGGAAATGCAGAAATTAGGGGGCTTACCAATAATTTAGATATTGTCATTGAAGGTAAAACAAATAAAGGAACTGTGTTTGTAATACCTTTAAATGATGTAAAAACAATAGATAATTACAAGTTAATACGTTTTAAGACAGGTAAGCCAGAAGATGAAGAGTTAAATAAATACGTAAAAGATATTAAAGGTTTAGATTTAAAAATAAATTTAGAAGTAACAAAAGATGCAGTAGCCCAAGTGGTAATTGATAAAGTTTCAGGAAGCGAATTAAAAGGAAGTGGAGAAGGGAATTTACGAATAGATATAAATACACTTGGAAAGTTTAAAATGTACGGTGATTTTGAAATTGACAAAGGATTATACAATTTTAAATATGCAGGGATATCTAAACCGTTTATTGTTCAAAAAGGAGGTTCAATTTCTTGGAACGGAGATCCATATAATGCAGAACTAGCTTTAACAGCAATATATAAAACAAAAGCAAACCCAGCACAATTACTAGATAACATTAATTCGAATCGAAAAATTCCAATTGATTTATATACAAAAATTACAGGGGGGTTATTTAATTCAAAACAAGAGTTTGATATAAAAATTCCGAATGCAAATTCAACGGTTGCATCAGAATTAGAGTTTATTTTAAATGGAAACGATTTGAATACCAAAATGCAACACTTTTCATTTTTACTAGCTTTTGGTACTTTTTATAATGAAGATGCTATTGGTAATAGTGCAGCATCAGGTTTAACAGGTACAGCGTCTGAAATAGCCTCGAGTATTTTAACAAACATGTTAAACAGTAAAGGAAATAAATTTCAACTTGGATTAGGATATACGCAAGGAGATAATGGAAATGTTAACGATTTACGGTCTGATGATCAAGTAGATTTTTCTGTGTCAACACAATTTGGTGATAGAGTCCTAGTAAATGGTAAACTAGGGGTTCCTGTAGGGGCAAACACACAAACAAGTGTTGTTGGTGAGTTAAAGGTAGAGGTGTTATTAAATGAAGAAGGTAACCTAAGAGCTAATGTCTTTAACCGACAAAATGAGGTGCAATATTCAACAGAAGAAGAAGGGTATACACAAGGTATTGGTCTTTCATATCAAGTTAATTTTAATAACTTATCTGAACTTGGTGAAAAAATAGGTCTGAAGAAAAAAAATAAAAAAATAAAAAAAGACACTTTAAAACTTAGAAAAAAGAAGTTAATAAAGTTTAAAACAAGAGAAAAAAAGAATTAG